From one Streptomyces mobaraensis genomic stretch:
- a CDS encoding amino acid adenylation domain-containing protein, producing the protein MEILEPAERTRLLEEWNDTETDIPDATLPALFQAQAARTPDAVALIHEGASISYAELNSRANAVAHHLMSEGVESGSLVAVLMERSADLVAVLLGVLKAGAGYVPLHSGYPVERIESILAEARPAVVVVDEVSARHEFVRGLDCAPVFARDVLSGVVGVGDPGVVVSPGGVAYVMYTSGSTGRPKGVAATHAGVAAFALDRCWTGVAEKVLFHANHAFDASTYELWVPLLSGGCVVVAPAGNVDAAGLRALVDDYNITNVHATAGLFRVLAEESPEVFAGVREVSTGGDVVSAAAIRNVLAVCPDVVVRSTYGPTETTAFATHIPYLAGDEVPNAVPIGRPMDNTRAYVLDAALRPVPAGVAGELYLAGTGLALGYLGRPGLTAGRFVADPYGPPGTRMYRTGDVVRWRADGNLDFLGRGDEQVKIRGFRIELGEVEAALAAQPGVAQAAVVVREDVPGDKRLAGYVVPEPDTEIDAVRLRARLGGHLPDYMVPVAIMVLGGFPVTVNGKLDRQALPAPAFDSASSGRLPSSPQEEVLSALFAEVLGVERVGVEDNFFDLGGHSLLATRLVSRVRSVLGVELGIRTLFEAPTVEGVARRLEGAGRVRPALVAGERPERLPVSFAQRRLWFVGQLEGPSATYNMSLAMRLTGVLDRTAFEAALRDVVGRHESLRTVFGEVDGEPFQRVLDVSEGLVDVGFVDCGAEELPARLAEAASAGFDLAVEVPVRAWLFGVGPDEHVLLLVVHHIAGDGWSMGPLGRDLTAAYRARVSGGVPEWDALPVQYADYALWQRELLGDEADPAGVGGTQLAFWRAALAGLPEELTLPVDRVRPTVATFSGGSVPVHIDAELHGRLVSVARTCGASVFMVVQAGLTALLTRLGAGTDIPIGSPVAGRMDEALEDLVGFFVNTLVLRTDTSGNPSFTALVDRVRETDLAAYAHQDLPFERLVEALNPERSLARHPLFQVMLTFQNVGDAGLDLPGITADALSLDNGVSKFDLAFGLRERASADGTPAGIEGNAEYAVDLFDRDTVVLMVDRLVRFLGAVAEAPDLPINQVEILEPAERERLLEEWNDTETDIPEATLPALFQAQAARTPDAVALVHGDVRLTYAELNSRANAVAHHLMSEGVESGSLVAVLMERSADLVAVLLGVLKAGAGYVPLHSGYPVERIRGILAEAGTNILIVDEAMTSHEAVSAIPEASGTVLSARDVLSGVVGVGDPGVVVSPGGVAYVMYTSGSTGRPKGVAATHAGVAAFALDRCWTGVAERVLFHANHAFDASTYELWVPLLSGGCVVVAPAGNVDAAGLRALVDDYNITNVHATAGLFRVLAEESPEVFAGVREVSTGGDVVSAAAIRNVLAVCPGVVVRSTYGPTETTAFATHIPYLAGDEVPNAVPIGRPMDNTRAYVLDAALRPVPVGVAGELYLAGTGLALGYLGRPGLTAGRFVADPYGPPGTRMYRTGDVVRWRADGNLDFLGRGDEQVKIRGFRIELGEVEAALAAQPGVAQAAVVVREDVPGDKRLAGYVVPELVGTTLDTAHLRARLGERLPDYMVPASVTELSALPLTLNGKLDWRALPAPAYTTGSSGRAPASPREEVLCELFAEVLGVDRVGVDDNFFELGGHSLMAMRLVSRIQSVLGAELGIRAVFEAPTAAGLAARVDGVSAGDSLRPLLALRESGTGTPLFCVHPASGLSWCYAGLLKRLPAGFPVHGIQARLLSEGGSAPDSVEAMARDGVAAMRSVQKTGPYRLLGWSLGGLVAHAMAAMLQEEGEEVSFLALLDARLRAKDGDPVDDRSEREVLLAGLRELGHVVDEADARRITTVADAAGYLVERDREFAAMDGATAASMIGLSLANKRLMNEHRPPVFRGDAFFFTAGEEDDAAGDPAAAFAPYVDGPLHRHVIACTHREMGRPAALAEIAGLVAPHLAGAGETGPEESGA; encoded by the coding sequence GTGGAGATCCTGGAGCCGGCGGAGCGGACACGTCTGCTGGAGGAGTGGAACGACACCGAGACCGATATCCCCGACGCCACTCTCCCCGCCCTCTTCCAGGCGCAGGCGGCCCGAACTCCGGATGCTGTGGCACTGATCCACGAAGGTGCCAGCATCAGCTACGCGGAGTTGAACTCCCGCGCCAACGCTGTGGCGCATCACCTGATGAGCGAGGGCGTTGAGTCCGGCTCGCTGGTCGCCGTGCTGATGGAGCGGTCGGCCGATCTGGTCGCGGTTCTACTGGGTGTGTTGAAGGCCGGCGCGGGTTATGTGCCGCTGCATTCCGGCTACCCGGTGGAACGGATAGAGAGCATTCTCGCCGAGGCTCGGCCGGCTGTCGTTGTGGTCGATGAGGTTTCGGCACGGCATGAATTCGTGCGTGGGCTGGATTGCGCTCCGGTCTTCGCGCGGGATGTGTTGTCGGGTGTGGTTGGTGTGGGGGATCCGGGGGTGGTGGTTTCTCCGGGTGGTGTGGCGTATGTGATGTATACGTCGGGTTCGACGGGGCGGCCGAAGGGTGTGGCGGCGACGCATGCCGGTGTGGCGGCGTTTGCGCTGGACCGTTGCTGGACGGGTGTCGCGGAAAAAGTCCTGTTCCATGCGAATCATGCTTTCGACGCGTCGACGTACGAGTTGTGGGTGCCGTTGCTGTCGGGCGGGTGTGTGGTGGTGGCTCCGGCCGGCAATGTCGATGCCGCGGGTCTGCGCGCGTTGGTGGACGACTACAACATCACCAACGTCCACGCGACGGCGGGTCTTTTCCGGGTGTTGGCGGAGGAGTCTCCGGAGGTGTTCGCGGGGGTGCGTGAGGTGTCGACCGGTGGTGATGTTGTGTCGGCGGCCGCGATCCGCAATGTGTTGGCGGTGTGCCCGGATGTCGTGGTGCGTTCGACGTACGGGCCGACGGAGACGACCGCGTTCGCGACGCATATTCCGTATCTGGCGGGTGATGAGGTGCCGAATGCGGTGCCGATCGGCCGGCCGATGGACAACACCCGCGCCTATGTCCTCGACGCCGCCTTGCGGCCCGTACCAGCAGGTGTAGCAGGCGAGTTGTATCTCGCGGGTACGGGGCTGGCGCTGGGTTACCTCGGTCGGCCGGGTCTGACGGCCGGGCGTTTCGTGGCTGACCCCTACGGCCCGCCCGGTACGCGGATGTACCGGACCGGTGACGTGGTGCGCTGGCGGGCGGACGGCAATCTCGACTTCCTCGGCCGTGGAGACGAGCAGGTCAAAATCCGCGGCTTCCGCATCGAATTGGGCGAGGTGGAGGCCGCCCTGGCCGCCCAGCCCGGCGTGGCGCAAGCGGCCGTGGTCGTCCGAGAGGACGTTCCCGGGGACAAGCGCCTGGCCGGCTACGTCGTCCCGGAGCCGGATACCGAGATCGATGCTGTGCGCCTGCGCGCCCGCCTCGGCGGACACCTCCCCGACTACATGGTCCCGGTGGCGATCATGGTGTTGGGCGGGTTCCCGGTGACGGTGAACGGCAAGCTGGACCGCCAGGCGCTGCCTGCTCCCGCCTTCGACTCCGCCTCTTCGGGACGATTGCCGTCGTCGCCTCAGGAGGAGGTGCTCTCCGCGCTGTTCGCCGAGGTGCTGGGGGTGGAGCGGGTCGGGGTCGAGGACAATTTCTTCGACCTGGGCGGTCATTCGTTGTTGGCGACGCGGTTGGTGAGCCGGGTTCGTTCGGTGCTGGGTGTGGAGCTCGGTATCCGGACGTTGTTCGAGGCGCCGACGGTGGAGGGTGTGGCCCGTCGTCTTGAGGGTGCGGGCCGGGTGCGTCCGGCGCTGGTGGCGGGGGAGCGTCCCGAGCGTCTGCCCGTGTCCTTCGCGCAGCGTCGTCTGTGGTTCGTAGGGCAACTGGAGGGACCCAGCGCCACCTACAACATGTCGCTGGCGATGCGCCTGACCGGTGTCTTGGACCGTACGGCGTTCGAGGCGGCACTGCGCGACGTCGTCGGGCGTCACGAGAGCCTGCGGACGGTGTTCGGCGAAGTGGACGGTGAGCCGTTCCAGCGGGTTCTCGATGTTTCCGAGGGCCTGGTGGATGTCGGCTTCGTCGACTGTGGCGCGGAGGAGTTGCCGGCGAGGCTGGCGGAGGCGGCGTCTGCCGGTTTTGATCTGGCGGTTGAGGTGCCGGTGCGGGCGTGGTTGTTCGGCGTCGGGCCGGATGAGCACGTGCTGTTGCTGGTGGTGCACCACATCGCCGGTGATGGCTGGTCGATGGGCCCGCTGGGTCGTGACCTGACGGCCGCCTACCGGGCGCGGGTGTCGGGTGGTGTGCCGGAGTGGGACGCGCTGCCGGTGCAGTACGCCGACTACGCGCTGTGGCAGCGCGAACTGCTCGGGGACGAGGCGGACCCGGCCGGCGTGGGCGGGACTCAGTTGGCGTTCTGGCGCGCCGCCCTTGCCGGACTCCCGGAGGAATTGACTCTTCCGGTGGACCGGGTGCGTCCAACGGTGGCCACCTTCTCCGGCGGATCGGTTCCTGTCCATATCGATGCGGAATTGCACGGACGTTTGGTGAGTGTCGCTCGTACCTGTGGTGCGAGTGTGTTCATGGTGGTGCAGGCGGGTTTGACCGCGTTGTTGACGCGGTTGGGTGCGGGGACGGACATTCCGATCGGCTCGCCGGTGGCGGGGCGTATGGATGAGGCGTTGGAGGACCTGGTCGGGTTCTTCGTCAACACGCTGGTCCTGCGCACGGACACCTCCGGAAATCCGTCGTTCACGGCGCTGGTAGATCGTGTGCGGGAGACGGATCTCGCGGCGTACGCGCATCAGGACCTGCCGTTCGAGCGGCTGGTGGAGGCCCTCAATCCCGAGCGTTCCCTGGCCAGGCACCCCCTCTTCCAGGTCATGCTCACGTTCCAGAACGTCGGCGATGCCGGCCTGGACCTGCCCGGCATCACGGCCGACGCGCTTTCGCTGGACAACGGGGTGTCGAAGTTCGACTTGGCCTTCGGGTTGCGCGAACGGGCATCGGCGGATGGCACTCCGGCAGGTATTGAGGGCAATGCCGAGTACGCGGTGGATCTGTTCGACCGGGACACGGTCGTGCTGATGGTGGACCGCCTGGTTCGCTTCCTGGGGGCAGTCGCCGAGGCCCCCGACCTCCCGATCAACCAGGTGGAAATTCTGGAGCCGGCGGAGCGCGAGCGCCTGCTGGAGGAGTGGAACGACACCGAGACCGATATCCCTGAGGCCACCCTCCCCGCCCTCTTCCAGGCGCAGGCGGCCCGCACTCCGGACGCGGTCGCACTGGTTCACGGGGATGTCCGGTTGACGTACGCGGAGTTGAACTCCCGCGCCAACGCTGTGGCGCATCATTTGATGAGCGAGGGCGTTGAGTCCGGCTCGCTGGTCGCCGTGCTGATGGAGCGGTCGGCCGATCTGGTGGCGGTTCTTCTCGGTGTGTTGAAGGCCGGCGCGGGTTATGTGCCGCTGCATTCCGGCTATCCGGTGGAACGGATCCGCGGCATCCTGGCCGAGGCCGGGACGAATATCCTGATCGTGGACGAGGCGATGACCTCACACGAGGCCGTTTCCGCCATCCCGGAGGCATCCGGGACCGTGCTGTCCGCGCGGGATGTGTTGTCGGGTGTGGTTGGTGTGGGGGATCCGGGGGTGGTGGTTTCTCCGGGTGGTGTGGCGTATGTGATGTATACGTCGGGTTCGACGGGGCGGCCGAAGGGTGTGGCGGCGACGCATGCCGGTGTGGCGGCGTTTGCGCTGGACCGTTGCTGGACGGGTGTTGCGGAGCGAGTGCTGTTCCATGCGAATCATGCTTTCGACGCGTCGACGTACGAGTTGTGGGTGCCGTTGCTGTCGGGCGGGTGTGTGGTGGTGGCTCCGGCCGGCAATGTCGATGCCGCGGGTCTGCGCGCGTTGGTGGACGACTACAACATCACCAACGTCCACGCGACGGCGGGTCTTTTCCGGGTGTTGGCGGAGGAGTCTCCGGAGGTGTTCGCGGGGGTGCGTGAGGTGTCGACCGGTGGTGATGTGGTGTCGGCGGCCGCGATCCGCAATGTGTTGGCGGTGTGCCCGGGTGTCGTGGTGCGTTCGACGTACGGGCCGACGGAGACGACCGCGTTCGCGACGCATATTCCGTATCTGGCGGGTGATGAGGTGCCGAATGCGGTGCCGATCGGCCGGCCGATGGACAACACCCGCGCCTATGTCCTCGACGCTGCCTTGCGGCCTGTACCAGTAGGCGTAGCAGGCGAGTTGTATCTCGCGGGTACGGGGCTGGCGCTGGGTTACCTCGGTCGGCCGGGTCTGACGGCCGGGCGTTTCGTGGCTGACCCCTACGGCCCGCCCGGTACGCGGATGTACCGGACCGGTGACGTGGTGCGCTGGCGGGCGGACGGCAATCTCGACTTCCTCGGCCGTGGAGACGAGCAGGTCAAGATCCGCGGCTTCCGCATCGAATTGGGTGAGGTGGAGGCCGCCCTGGCCGCCCAGCCGGGTGTGGCACAGGCCGCCGTGGTCGTCCGCGAGGACGTTCCCGGGGACAAGCGCCTGGCCGGTTACGTCGTCCCGGAACTGGTAGGCACCACCCTCGACACCGCCCACCTGCGCGCCCGCCTCGGCGAACGCCTTCCCGACTACATGGTCCCGGCCTCCGTGACGGAACTGTCCGCCCTTCCCCTGACGCTCAACGGCAAGCTCGACTGGCGCGCCCTCCCGGCCCCCGCGTACACGACGGGCTCCTCCGGCCGGGCGCCGGCCTCCCCTCGGGAGGAAGTGCTCTGCGAGCTGTTCGCCGAGGTGCTGGGCGTGGACCGGGTCGGGGTCGACGACAACTTCTTCGAGCTCGGCGGCCACTCGCTGATGGCGATGCGGCTGGTGAGCCGTATCCAATCGGTGCTGGGTGCGGAGCTCGGCATCCGGGCTGTCTTCGAAGCGCCCACGGCGGCGGGCCTGGCGGCGCGCGTCGACGGCGTGTCGGCGGGGGACTCCCTGCGGCCCCTGCTGGCCCTGCGGGAGAGCGGTACCGGGACGCCCCTCTTCTGTGTGCATCCCGCGTCCGGCCTCAGCTGGTGCTACGCGGGCCTGTTGAAGCGGCTCCCGGCGGGCTTCCCCGTCCACGGCATCCAGGCGCGCCTGCTGTCCGAAGGGGGGAGCGCGCCCGACTCGGTCGAGGCGATGGCCCGTGACGGCGTCGCCGCGATGCGGTCGGTGCAGAAGACCGGCCCGTACCGCCTGCTCGGGTGGTCCCTGGGCGGTCTGGTCGCCCATGCGATGGCCGCCATGCTGCAGGAGGAGGGGGAAGAGGTCTCGTTCCTCGCGCTGCTGGACGCGCGGCTGCGCGCCAAGGACGGGGACCCCGTGGACGACCGGTCCGAGCGGGAGGTGCTGCTGGCGGGGCTGCGCGAGCTGGGCCACGTGGTCGACGAGGCCGATGCCCGGCGGATCACGACCGTCGCGGACGCCGCCGGTTACCTCGTCGAACGGGACCGGGAGTTCGCGGCCATGGACGGCGCGACGGCCGCGTCCATGATCGGGCTGTCGCTCGCCAACAAGCGGCTGATGAACGAGCACCGGCCTCCGGTCTTCCGGGGGGACGCGTTCTTCTTCACCGCCGGGGAGGAGGACGACGCGGCCGGTGACCCGGCGGCGGCGTTCGCGCCCTACGTGGACGGTCCTCTCCACCGGCACGTCATCGCCTGCACCCATCGCGAAATGGGACGCCCGGCCGCCCTCGCGGAGATCGCTGGTCTGGTCGCACCCCACCTCGCCGGGGCCGGGGAAACCGGACCCGAGGAATCCGGCGCATGA
- a CDS encoding non-ribosomal peptide synthetase: protein MSKARLEDILPLTPLQDGLLFHALYDERQLDVYTVQFVLSLEGDVDADALRAACAALLRRHANLRVGFLHEGLEQPVQVVPAEVPLPWEEADLRGHGGGADAVGVDALGPDAVAPDAGGPDAVEAETARLLAEHRARRFDLSKPPLLRFLLIRLPGGRYRFSLTNHHILLDGWSMPVLMRELLALYEQRGDGSALPAVTPYRTYLAWLARQDRDAARRAWASALAGLDQPTRVAPADVRDPAAALPAQRTAELPERLGDALRRLARTHQLTLNTVVQGAWALLLSRLTGRSDVVFGTTVSGRPPEIPGVEDMVGLFINTLPVRVRIDPAEPLIALLARTQAEQARLMDHQHLGLAEIQRLAGFGDLFDTTTVFENYPLDPELLAGPDGGGLRVTDVQGRDATHYPLALIAMPGPRLRLRLDHRTDLFDQAEAGTLMRRLVRILEALAENPEQPVGRVGILSPDDHGQPPAGQGTAGAPTATDLSLPELFAAQVARTPDAIAVAAEHTTLTYRELDDRAARLARRLVRAGVRPEDRVALLMERTPDVVTAVLAVTRTGAAYVPLDTAWPERRTRFVLEDTGVTAVISDRPAPADASAPVDASGPPAPGTPAAPGGPAVLHLAHLDTDGPEDSGRAVRTDTPDPDQLAYVMYTSGSTGTPKGVAVTHRNVADLVHHHRFRTDAHARVLMHSPHAFDASTYELWVPLLTGGRVVAAPPGRLDAGTLERVITEQGVTALWLTAGLFRLLAEEAPACFASVREVWAGGEAVPASAVERVLAAGSGTVVVDGYGPTETTTFATCFPIAAGDPVPATVPIGRPLDGTRTYVLDAALRPVPPGTAGELYIAGSGLSRGYLDRPGQTAERFVADPFGGPGTRMYRTGDLARLRGDGNLEYLGRADDQVKIRGFRIEPGETEATLATLPEVAQAAVVVREDTPGDKRLVAYVVARPGTEPDGAGLLARAGELLPDYLVPAAVVILETLPLTGNGKLDRRALPAPDFAAAASPSGRGPRTPREEVLCGLFAGVLGLPQIGIDDNFFHLGGDSIRATRLISRARSALKAELSVRVLYENPTVAALADQLPAAAPARPALRPRRRPE, encoded by the coding sequence GTGAGCAAGGCCCGACTGGAAGACATCCTGCCGCTGACCCCGCTGCAGGACGGACTGCTGTTCCATGCCCTGTACGACGAGCGGCAACTCGACGTCTACACCGTGCAGTTCGTTCTCTCCCTGGAGGGCGACGTGGACGCCGACGCGCTGCGCGCCGCCTGCGCCGCACTGCTGCGGCGGCACGCCAACCTGCGCGTCGGCTTCCTGCACGAGGGCTTGGAGCAGCCCGTCCAGGTGGTGCCCGCCGAGGTGCCGCTGCCCTGGGAGGAGGCCGACCTCCGGGGGCATGGGGGTGGGGCGGACGCCGTCGGGGTGGATGCCCTGGGGCCGGACGCCGTCGCTCCGGATGCCGGCGGGCCCGACGCCGTCGAGGCGGAGACCGCCCGCCTGCTCGCCGAACACCGCGCACGCCGCTTCGACCTCTCGAAGCCGCCGCTGCTGCGCTTCCTGCTGATCAGGCTCCCCGGCGGCCGGTACCGGTTCTCCCTGACCAACCACCACATCCTGCTGGACGGCTGGTCCATGCCGGTGCTGATGCGCGAGCTGCTGGCGCTGTACGAACAGCGCGGCGACGGCTCCGCCCTGCCCGCGGTCACCCCGTACCGTACGTACCTGGCCTGGCTCGCCCGCCAGGACCGCGACGCGGCCCGGCGCGCCTGGGCCTCGGCCCTCGCCGGGCTCGACCAACCCACCCGAGTGGCCCCGGCGGACGTCCGGGACCCCGCCGCCGCACTGCCCGCCCAGCGCACGGCCGAGCTCCCGGAGCGCCTCGGCGACGCCCTGCGCCGACTGGCCAGGACCCACCAGCTGACCCTCAACACCGTGGTCCAGGGCGCCTGGGCGCTGCTGCTGAGCCGCCTGACCGGACGTTCCGACGTCGTCTTCGGCACGACCGTCTCGGGCCGGCCGCCCGAGATCCCCGGGGTCGAGGACATGGTCGGACTGTTCATCAACACGCTGCCCGTACGGGTCCGTATCGACCCGGCGGAGCCCCTGATCGCACTGCTGGCCCGCACGCAGGCCGAGCAGGCCCGGCTGATGGACCACCAGCACCTCGGGCTCGCCGAGATCCAGCGGCTGGCCGGATTCGGCGACCTCTTCGACACCACCACCGTCTTCGAGAACTACCCGCTCGACCCCGAGCTGCTCGCCGGACCGGACGGCGGCGGCCTGCGCGTGACGGACGTCCAGGGCCGCGACGCCACCCACTACCCGCTCGCCCTGATCGCGATGCCCGGACCGCGGCTCAGGCTGCGCCTGGACCACCGGACCGACCTCTTCGACCAGGCCGAGGCCGGCACCCTGATGCGGCGACTGGTCCGCATCCTGGAGGCGCTGGCCGAGAACCCCGAGCAACCGGTGGGCCGCGTGGGGATCCTCTCGCCGGACGACCACGGGCAGCCGCCGGCCGGCCAGGGCACGGCCGGCGCCCCGACGGCGACGGACCTGTCCCTGCCCGAACTGTTCGCGGCGCAGGTGGCCCGTACCCCGGACGCCATCGCCGTGGCCGCCGAACACACCACGCTCACCTACCGGGAATTGGACGACCGCGCCGCCCGACTGGCCCGGCGCCTGGTCCGCGCGGGCGTCCGCCCCGAGGACCGGGTGGCGCTCCTGATGGAACGCACCCCCGACGTGGTGACCGCCGTCCTCGCCGTCACCCGGACCGGAGCCGCGTACGTCCCCCTCGACACCGCCTGGCCCGAGAGGCGCACGCGCTTCGTCCTCGAAGACACCGGGGTCACCGCCGTCATCAGCGACCGCCCGGCCCCGGCGGACGCCTCCGCCCCGGTGGACGCCTCCGGGCCGCCCGCACCCGGCACACCGGCAGCCCCCGGGGGCCCGGCCGTCCTGCACCTGGCCCACCTCGACACCGACGGACCGGAGGATTCCGGCCGAGCGGTGCGGACGGACACCCCGGACCCCGACCAGCTGGCCTACGTGATGTACACGTCCGGCTCCACCGGCACGCCGAAGGGCGTGGCCGTCACCCACCGGAACGTGGCCGACCTCGTCCACCACCACCGCTTCCGGACCGACGCACACGCCCGCGTCCTGATGCACTCCCCCCACGCCTTCGACGCCTCCACCTACGAACTGTGGGTACCGCTGCTGACCGGAGGGCGCGTCGTGGCGGCGCCGCCCGGCCGGCTGGACGCCGGCACCCTGGAACGGGTCATCACTGAGCAGGGCGTGACCGCGCTGTGGCTCACCGCGGGCCTCTTCCGGCTGCTCGCCGAAGAGGCACCCGCCTGCTTCGCGTCCGTCCGCGAGGTGTGGGCGGGCGGCGAGGCCGTGCCCGCGTCCGCCGTCGAACGCGTCCTGGCGGCCGGTTCCGGAACGGTCGTGGTGGACGGCTACGGGCCGACCGAGACCACCACCTTCGCGACCTGCTTCCCCATCGCCGCCGGCGACCCCGTACCGGCGACCGTCCCGATCGGCCGCCCGCTGGACGGCACCCGGACCTATGTCCTGGACGCCGCCCTGCGGCCGGTCCCGCCCGGCACAGCCGGCGAGCTCTACATCGCCGGCAGCGGCCTCTCCCGCGGCTACCTCGACCGCCCCGGGCAGACCGCCGAGCGGTTCGTGGCCGACCCCTTCGGCGGCCCCGGCACCCGCATGTACCGGACCGGCGACCTCGCCCGCCTGCGCGGCGACGGAAACCTCGAGTACCTCGGACGCGCCGACGACCAGGTGAAGATCCGCGGCTTCCGCATCGAACCCGGGGAGACCGAGGCCACGCTGGCCACGCTGCCCGAGGTCGCGCAGGCCGCGGTGGTGGTGCGCGAGGACACCCCCGGTGACAAGCGCCTGGTGGCGTACGTGGTGGCCCGGCCGGGTACCGAACCGGACGGCGCCGGCCTCCTCGCCCGCGCCGGCGAGCTGCTCCCGGACTACCTGGTGCCCGCCGCCGTGGTGATCCTGGAGACGCTGCCGCTGACCGGGAACGGAAAACTGGACCGCAGGGCACTGCCCGCGCCCGACTTCGCCGCCGCCGCGTCCCCCTCAGGCCGCGGCCCCAGGACACCGCGGGAAGAAGTGCTGTGCGGCCTCTTCGCCGGCGTCCTCGGTCTGCCCCAGATCGGCATCGACGACAACTTCTTCCACCTCGGCGGCGACAGCATCCGTGCCACCCGTCTCATCAGCCGCGCCCGGTCCGCGCTCAAGGCCGAGCTGAGCGTCCGCGTCCTCTACGAGAACCCCACCGTGGCCGCCCTGGCCGACCAGCTCCCGGCCGCCGCCCCGGCACGCCCCGCACTCCGCCCGAGGCGCCGCCCCGAATAG